One region of Oryza sativa Japonica Group chromosome 10, ASM3414082v1 genomic DNA includes:
- the LOC9267680 gene encoding protein Rf1, mitochondrial isoform X1, translating into MDEAMKLLSGMVSVGLKPNTVTYSTLINGYCKISRMEDALVLFKEMESSGVSPDIITYNIILQGLFQTRRTAAAKELYVRITESGTQIELSTYNIILHGLCKNKLTDDALQMFQNLCLMDLKLEARTFNIMIDALLKVGRNDEAKDLFVAFSSNGLVPNYWTYRLMAENIIGQGLLEELDQLFLSMEDNGCTVDSGMLNFIVRELLQRGEITRAGTYLSMIDEKHFSLEASTASLFIDLLSGGKYQEYYRFLPEKYKSFIESLSC; encoded by the coding sequence ATGGATGAAGCAATGAAGTTACTTTCTGGCATGGTCTCAGTTGGGTTGAAACCTAATACTGTTACTTATAGCACTTTGATTAATGGCTACTGCAAAATTAGTAGGATGGAAGACGCGTTAGTTCTTTTTAAGGAGATGGAGAGCAGTGGTGTTAGTCCTGATATTATTACGTATAACATAATTCTGCAAGGTTTATTTCAAACCAGAAGAACTGCTGCTGCAAAAGAACTCTATGTCAGGATTACCGAAAGTGGAACGCAGATTGAACTTAGCACATACAACATAATCCTTcatggactttgcaaaaacaaaCTCACTGATGATGCACTTCAGATGTTTCAGAACCTATGTTTGATGGATTTGAAGCTTGAGGCTAGGACTTTCAACATTATGATTGATGCATTGCTTAAAGTTGGCAGAAATGATGAAGCCAAGGATTTGTTTGTTGCTTTCTCGTCTAACGGTTTAGTGCCGAATTATTGGACGTACAGGTTGATGGCTGAAAATATTATAGGACAGGGGTTGCTAGAAGAATTGGATCAACTCTTTCTTTCAATGGAGGACAATGGCTGTACTGTTGACTCTGGCATGCTAAATTTCATTGTTAGGGAACTGTTGCAGAGAGGTGAGATAACCAGGGCTGGCACTTACCTTTCCATGATTGATGAGAAGCACTTTTCCCTCGAAGCATCCACTGCTTCCTTGTTTATAGATCTTTTGTCTGGGGGAAAATATCAAGAATATTATAGGTTTCTCCCTGAAAAATACAAGTCCTTTATAGAATCTTTGAGCTGCTGA